The following coding sequences are from one Shumkonia mesophila window:
- a CDS encoding response regulator transcription factor, which produces MRILLVDDHAVVRKGIKEIASISVGTADFDEAETGCDAMRMIGGTDYDLVILDISLPDRSGLEVLRLIRKDRADLPVLILSMHPENGYAARAFEAGANGYLTKGSVPEELQDAIEKVLKGGRYTSPTLVDSLVRQLLDPVRPAKPHDVLSEREYEVLRRLARGERLTAIANQMDLSTKTVATYRSRAMKKLNLENAAQLFRYAMNAGMLEDDTGPG; this is translated from the coding sequence GTGAGAATTCTGCTGGTCGACGACCATGCCGTCGTGCGCAAGGGGATCAAGGAAATCGCCTCGATCTCGGTGGGAACCGCCGACTTCGACGAGGCGGAAACCGGCTGCGACGCCATGAGGATGATCGGCGGCACCGACTACGACCTGGTCATCCTCGACATTTCGCTGCCGGACCGGAGCGGGCTCGAGGTCCTGCGCCTCATCCGCAAGGACCGGGCCGACCTTCCCGTCCTCATCCTCAGCATGCATCCGGAAAACGGCTATGCGGCACGCGCCTTCGAGGCCGGAGCCAACGGCTACCTGACCAAAGGTTCGGTTCCCGAGGAGCTTCAGGACGCCATCGAAAAGGTTCTCAAGGGCGGCCGCTACACGAGCCCGACCCTGGTCGACAGCCTGGTCCGCCAACTCCTCGATCCGGTTCGTCCCGCCAAACCCCATGACGTCCTGTCCGAACGCGAATACGAAGTGCTGCGCCGCCTCGCCCGTGGCGAGCGCCTGACCGCCATCGCCAACCAGATGGATCTCAGCACCAAGACGGTGGCGACCTACCGCAGCCGCGCCATGAAGAAGCTCAACCTGGAAAATGCCGCCCAGCTTTTCCGTTATGCCATGAACGCCGGCATGCTGGAGGACGACACCGGCCCCGGCTGA